A portion of the Streptomyces platensis genome contains these proteins:
- the tsaE gene encoding tRNA (adenosine(37)-N6)-threonylcarbamoyltransferase complex ATPase subunit type 1 TsaE, with protein sequence MSTTGAMAHITVKSPEQMQELGRRLAPLLRPGDLVLLTGELGAGKTTLTRGLGEGLGVRGAVTSPTFVIARVHPSLAGGPPLVHVDAYRLGGGLDEMEDLDLDVSLPESVVVVEWGEGKVEELSDDRLHVVIGRAVGDDGPAALEADADDVREVTVTGFGARWADAGLLALETC encoded by the coding sequence ATGAGCACCACCGGCGCGATGGCGCACATCACCGTCAAGTCCCCCGAACAGATGCAGGAGTTGGGCCGCCGCCTGGCCCCACTGCTGCGCCCCGGCGACCTGGTACTGCTCACCGGTGAGCTGGGGGCCGGCAAGACGACGCTGACCCGCGGCCTGGGCGAGGGCCTGGGCGTGCGCGGCGCCGTCACCTCTCCCACCTTTGTCATCGCCCGGGTCCACCCCTCGCTGGCCGGCGGCCCCCCGCTGGTGCATGTCGACGCCTACCGGCTCGGCGGCGGGCTGGACGAGATGGAGGACCTGGACCTCGATGTCTCGCTGCCGGAGTCGGTGGTGGTCGTGGAGTGGGGCGAGGGCAAGGTCGAGGAGCTGTCCGACGACCGGCTGCATGTGGTCATCGGCCGTGCCGTGGGGGACGACGGCCCGGCGGCCCTGGAGGCCGACGCGGACGATGTGCGTGAGGTGACGGTCACCGGCTTCGGCGCGCGCTGGGCGGACGCCGGGCTGCTGGCGCTGGAGACCTGCTGA
- a CDS encoding class I SAM-dependent methyltransferase, with protein MNDGDTFADLLTPEGQALLAELRDHDPADELAAATRLRREHPAALVSAALGQARLRQRAVAKFGADAWRMYFTPNGVEQSTRATVAAHRATRLAALGVRTLADLCCGIGGDAIALARAGIRVLAVDRDPLACAAARANAEALGLAEWIEVRCADVTEVDTAGYDAVFVDPARRSKARGGRIFDPEAYSPPLSWAVEAARKAPVAALKIAPGVPHEALPEDAETEWISDGGDVKEAVVWFGAAGDGADRITSGGRRATLLPAGDSLLGAGLPDPEPGPVGDWLYEPDGAVIRAHLVADVAEQLDGRLIDPTIAYITADRLTATPYATAYAITDVLPFHVKKLKALLRERGVGIAVIKKRGSAVEPEELRKKLKLGGGRTSCTIFLTRVAGAPTMLLGHPATDPVTPGR; from the coding sequence GTGAATGACGGAGACACTTTCGCCGACCTCCTCACCCCCGAGGGGCAGGCCCTGCTGGCCGAGCTGCGGGACCACGACCCGGCGGATGAGCTGGCGGCAGCCACCCGGTTGCGGCGGGAGCACCCCGCGGCGCTGGTTTCCGCCGCGCTCGGGCAGGCGCGGTTGCGACAGCGGGCGGTGGCGAAGTTCGGGGCGGACGCCTGGCGGATGTACTTCACGCCGAACGGGGTGGAGCAGTCCACCCGCGCCACGGTGGCGGCGCACCGCGCGACCCGGCTCGCCGCGCTGGGCGTGCGTACGCTGGCCGATCTGTGCTGCGGTATCGGCGGGGACGCGATCGCCCTGGCGCGCGCCGGGATCCGGGTGCTGGCCGTAGACCGTGACCCGCTGGCCTGTGCGGCGGCGCGGGCCAACGCGGAGGCGCTGGGGCTCGCGGAGTGGATCGAAGTGCGCTGTGCGGATGTGACGGAGGTGGACACCGCCGGGTACGACGCGGTGTTCGTCGATCCGGCGCGGCGCAGCAAGGCGCGGGGTGGCCGGATTTTTGACCCCGAGGCCTACTCGCCGCCGCTGTCCTGGGCCGTCGAGGCGGCCCGTAAGGCACCGGTCGCGGCGCTGAAGATCGCGCCGGGGGTGCCGCACGAGGCGCTGCCCGAGGACGCCGAGACGGAATGGATCTCGGACGGGGGCGACGTCAAGGAAGCCGTGGTGTGGTTCGGCGCGGCGGGGGACGGGGCGGACCGCATCACGTCCGGCGGCCGCCGGGCCACGCTGCTGCCGGCCGGCGACTCACTGCTGGGCGCGGGGCTGCCGGACCCCGAGCCGGGCCCGGTCGGCGACTGGCTGTACGAGCCGGACGGGGCGGTGATCCGGGCCCATCTGGTCGCGGATGTCGCGGAGCAGCTCGACGGCCGGCTGATCGATCCGACCATCGCGTACATCACCGCGGACCGGCTGACGGCCACGCCGTACGCGACGGCCTATGCGATCACCGATGTGCTGCCGTTCCACGTCAAGAAGCTCAAGGCGCTGCTGCGGGAGCGCGGGGTCGGGATCGCGGTGATCAAGAAGCGGGGCTCCGCGGTGGAGCCCGAGGAGCTGCGCAAGAAGCTGAAGCTCGGCGGCGGCCGCACGTCCTGCACGATCTTCCTCACCCGGGTCGCCGGCGCCCCCACCATGCTGTTGGGGCACCCGGCCACGGACCCGGTCACGCCAGGTCGGTGA
- a CDS encoding FtsW/RodA/SpoVE family cell cycle protein, with amino-acid sequence MTFAALAQAPDRRRTEARLLVLVVLITVFGYTYTGLSMGGLRPGGLAVFTAGMLFMTLVPHLVLRRYAPRADPLILPLATLLTGIGLVLLHRLDLTYAQTPRLKTAQAANGQLLWTVIGVMVCLAILLLLRDHRILQRYIYLTMVIALVLLMAPAFFGADMYGAKRWILLGPLSLQPGEFVKIMISVFFAGYLTVNRDALALAGRRVMGIQLPPGRQLAPIFTIWAISLLVLIFERDLGTSLIFFGVFVIMLYMATDRTSWVVCGLLMATVGAAVVGSLEPHVHGRVTAWLDPMRAFTKEGQAEHMSNQLAEALLSFGSGGISGSGLGQGHPELIGFAGNSDFILTTVGEELGLAGVMAVIMLYVLLAQRGLRVGLSARDPFGKLLAVGLSGALLLQVFVVSGGVTGLIPLTGKALPFLAKGGSSLVANWVMVALLLRISDRAQRRREPL; translated from the coding sequence ATGACGTTCGCCGCGCTCGCCCAGGCACCGGACCGGCGGAGAACCGAGGCACGGCTGCTCGTCCTCGTCGTCCTGATCACGGTCTTCGGCTACACCTACACCGGTCTGTCGATGGGCGGCCTGCGCCCCGGCGGACTGGCCGTCTTCACCGCCGGCATGCTGTTCATGACGCTGGTCCCGCATCTGGTCCTGCGCCGCTACGCGCCCCGCGCCGATCCGCTGATCCTGCCGCTGGCCACCCTGCTGACCGGAATCGGCCTGGTGCTGCTGCACCGCCTCGACCTCACCTACGCACAGACGCCCCGGCTGAAAACCGCCCAGGCGGCCAACGGCCAGCTGCTGTGGACGGTGATCGGGGTGATGGTCTGCCTCGCCATCCTGCTGCTGCTGCGCGATCACCGCATCCTCCAGCGCTACATCTATCTGACGATGGTGATCGCGCTGGTCCTGCTGATGGCACCGGCCTTCTTCGGCGCCGATATGTACGGCGCCAAGCGCTGGATCCTGCTGGGGCCGCTGTCGTTGCAGCCCGGCGAGTTCGTGAAGATCATGATCTCGGTGTTCTTCGCGGGCTATCTCACCGTCAACCGCGACGCCCTCGCACTGGCCGGCCGCCGCGTCATGGGCATCCAGCTGCCCCCGGGACGGCAGCTCGCGCCGATCTTCACGATCTGGGCGATCAGCCTGCTGGTGCTGATCTTCGAACGCGACCTGGGCACCTCGCTGATCTTCTTCGGCGTCTTCGTGATCATGCTCTACATGGCCACCGACCGCACCAGTTGGGTGGTGTGCGGCCTGCTGATGGCCACGGTCGGCGCGGCCGTGGTCGGCTCCCTCGAACCACATGTCCACGGCCGGGTCACCGCCTGGCTCGACCCGATGCGGGCCTTCACCAAGGAGGGCCAGGCCGAGCACATGTCCAACCAGCTCGCCGAGGCCCTGCTCAGCTTCGGCAGCGGCGGCATCAGCGGCAGCGGCCTCGGCCAGGGCCACCCCGAACTGATCGGCTTCGCCGGCAACAGCGACTTCATCCTCACCACCGTCGGCGAGGAGCTGGGCCTGGCCGGGGTCATGGCCGTGATCATGCTCTACGTACTGCTGGCCCAGCGCGGCCTCCGCGTCGGCCTGAGCGCCCGCGACCCCTTCGGCAAGCTCCTGGCCGTCGGCCTCTCCGGCGCGCTCCTCCTCCAGGTCTTCGTCGTCTCCGGCGGCGTCACCGGCCTCATCCCCCTCACGGGCAAGGCCCTCCCCTTCCTCGCCAAGGGGGGCTCCTCGTTGGTCGCCAACTGGGTCATGGTGGCGCTTTTGCTGCGCATCAGCGACCGTGCGCAAAGGCGGCGTGAGCCGCTTTAA
- the groES gene encoding co-chaperone GroES, whose amino-acid sequence MTTTSSKVAIKPLEDRIVVQPLDAEQTTASGLVIPDTAKEKPQEGVVLAVGPGRVEDGKRVELDVKVGDVVLYSKYGGTEVKYNNEDYLVLSARDVLAIVEK is encoded by the coding sequence GTGACGACCACCAGCTCCAAGGTTGCCATCAAGCCGCTTGAGGACCGCATTGTGGTCCAGCCGCTCGACGCCGAGCAGACCACGGCCTCGGGCCTGGTCATTCCGGACACCGCCAAGGAGAAGCCCCAGGAGGGCGTCGTCCTGGCCGTGGGCCCGGGCCGGGTCGAGGACGGCAAGCGCGTCGAGCTCGACGTGAAGGTCGGCGACGTCGTGCTCTACAGCAAGTACGGCGGCACCGAGGTGAAGTACAACAACGAGGACTACCTCGTTCTCTCGGCTCGCGACGTTCTCGCGATCGTCGAGAAGTAA
- the rimI gene encoding ribosomal protein S18-alanine N-acetyltransferase → MRWWDLAPVLELERELFPEDAWSPGMFWSELAHARGPSATRRYLVAEQDCRLVGYGGLAAVDGTGDIQTIATARDQWGSGLGARLLTELLHAATDFECHEVLLEVRVDNLRAQRLYERFGFEPIGFRRGYYQPGNHDALVMRRTTQTSSEAPSVQGT, encoded by the coding sequence ATGCGCTGGTGGGACCTGGCGCCGGTGCTGGAGCTGGAGCGCGAGCTGTTCCCCGAGGACGCCTGGTCGCCGGGCATGTTCTGGTCCGAGCTGGCGCACGCCCGCGGCCCGTCCGCCACCCGCCGGTATCTCGTCGCCGAGCAGGACTGCCGGCTGGTCGGCTACGGCGGGCTGGCCGCCGTCGACGGCACCGGCGACATCCAGACCATCGCCACCGCCCGCGACCAGTGGGGCAGCGGCCTCGGCGCCCGGCTGCTGACCGAACTCCTGCACGCGGCAACGGACTTCGAATGCCACGAGGTGCTGCTGGAGGTACGGGTCGACAACCTCCGCGCCCAGCGCCTCTACGAGCGCTTCGGCTTCGAGCCGATCGGTTTCCGCCGCGGCTACTACCAGCCCGGCAACCACGACGCCCTGGTGATGCGCCGCACCACCCAGACCTCCTCCGAAGCACCCTCCGTACAAGGAACTTGA
- the tsaB gene encoding tRNA (adenosine(37)-N6)-threonylcarbamoyltransferase complex dimerization subunit type 1 TsaB — MLLLALDTATPAVTVALHDGTRVLAESRQVDARRHGELLLPAVDRVLAEAGQKLDAVSDIVVGVGPGPYTGLRVGLVTAATFGAVLGVPVHGLCTLDGLAHASGLTEPFVVATDARRKEVYWARYADARTRLTDPAVDRPADLADQMAGVPAVGAGAVLYDTVFTGVRREAPEHQSAGALAGLAALKLAAGEELLPPQPLYLRRPDAQVPANYKVVTPR, encoded by the coding sequence GTGCTGCTGCTAGCTCTTGACACCGCCACCCCCGCCGTCACCGTCGCGCTCCATGACGGCACCCGCGTTCTCGCCGAGTCCCGCCAGGTGGACGCGCGCCGGCACGGCGAACTGCTGCTGCCCGCCGTCGACCGGGTGCTGGCCGAGGCCGGGCAGAAGCTCGACGCGGTCAGCGACATCGTGGTCGGCGTGGGCCCGGGCCCGTACACGGGGCTGCGCGTCGGCCTGGTGACCGCCGCCACCTTCGGGGCCGTGCTCGGCGTGCCCGTGCACGGTCTGTGCACGCTGGACGGCCTCGCCCACGCCTCCGGACTGACCGAGCCCTTCGTCGTGGCCACCGACGCCCGCCGCAAAGAGGTCTACTGGGCGCGCTACGCCGATGCCCGCACAAGGCTGACCGACCCGGCCGTCGACCGTCCCGCTGACCTCGCCGACCAGATGGCCGGCGTCCCGGCCGTGGGCGCGGGTGCGGTGCTCTACGACACGGTCTTCACCGGCGTACGGCGCGAGGCGCCCGAGCACCAGTCCGCCGGCGCGCTGGCCGGCCTGGCCGCGCTGAAGCTCGCCGCGGGGGAGGAGCTGCTGCCGCCGCAGCCGCTGTATCTGCGGCGTCCGGACGCCCAGGTCCCCGCCAACTACAAGGTGGTCACTCCCCGGTGA
- the tsaD gene encoding tRNA (adenosine(37)-N6)-threonylcarbamoyltransferase complex transferase subunit TsaD has protein sequence MADSRGGPLVLGIETSCDETGVGIVRGHTLLADAVASSVDEHARFGGVVPEVASRAHLEAMVPTIQRALKDAGVAASDLDGIAVTAGPGLAGALLVGVSAAKAYAYALGKPLYGVNHLASHICVDQLEHGPLPEPTMALLVSGGHSSLLLAPDITSDVRPLGSTIDDAAGEAFDKIARVLHLGFPGGPVIDRYAREGNPDAIRFPRGLTGPRDPVYDFSFSGLKTAVARWIEAKRAAGEEVPVADVSASFQEAVVDVLTRKAVRACKDNGVDHLMIGGGVAANSRLRAMAQRRCEDAGITLRVPRPKLCTDNGAMVAALGAEMVARNRPASAWDLSADSSLPVTEPHVPGEVPEDAAHAHSHSHDHDHVHEMSKHNLYS, from the coding sequence ATGGCTGACTCACGCGGCGGACCGCTCGTCCTCGGCATCGAGACCTCCTGCGACGAGACCGGTGTCGGCATCGTCCGCGGCCACACCCTGCTGGCCGACGCGGTCGCCTCCAGCGTCGACGAGCACGCCCGCTTCGGCGGCGTGGTGCCGGAGGTGGCCTCCCGCGCCCACCTGGAGGCGATGGTCCCCACCATCCAGCGCGCCCTGAAGGACGCCGGGGTCGCGGCCTCCGACCTGGACGGGATCGCGGTCACCGCGGGACCGGGCCTGGCCGGTGCGCTGCTGGTCGGCGTCTCGGCCGCCAAGGCGTACGCCTACGCCCTCGGCAAGCCGCTCTACGGCGTCAACCACCTCGCCTCGCACATCTGCGTCGACCAGCTGGAACACGGCCCGCTGCCCGAGCCGACCATGGCCCTGCTGGTCTCCGGCGGTCACTCCTCCCTCCTCCTCGCCCCCGACATCACCTCCGATGTGCGTCCGCTCGGCTCGACCATCGACGACGCCGCCGGCGAGGCGTTCGACAAGATCGCACGGGTGCTGCACCTCGGCTTCCCGGGCGGTCCGGTCATCGACCGCTACGCCCGCGAGGGCAACCCCGACGCGATCCGCTTCCCGCGCGGGCTGACCGGCCCCCGCGACCCGGTCTACGACTTCTCCTTCTCCGGCCTGAAGACGGCGGTGGCCCGCTGGATCGAGGCCAAGCGGGCGGCCGGCGAGGAGGTGCCGGTGGCGGATGTCTCGGCGTCGTTCCAGGAGGCCGTGGTGGACGTGCTGACCCGTAAGGCCGTCCGGGCCTGCAAGGACAACGGTGTGGACCACCTGATGATCGGCGGCGGGGTCGCGGCCAACTCCCGGCTGCGGGCGATGGCCCAGCGCCGCTGCGAGGACGCCGGCATCACCCTGCGGGTGCCGCGGCCCAAGCTGTGCACCGACAACGGTGCGATGGTCGCGGCCCTGGGCGCGGAGATGGTGGCCCGCAACCGGCCGGCCTCCGCCTGGGACCTCTCCGCGGACTCGTCCCTCCCGGTCACCGAGCCGCATGTGCCCGGCGAGGTCCCCGAGGACGCCGCCCACGCGCACTCCCACTCCCACGACCATGACCACGTCCACGAGATGAGCAAGCACAACCTCTACTCCTGA